A single region of the Pogoniulus pusillus isolate bPogPus1 chromosome Z, bPogPus1.pri, whole genome shotgun sequence genome encodes:
- the ZNF462 gene encoding zinc finger protein 462 isoform X2 gives MEVLQCDGCDFRAPSYEDLKAHIQDVHTAFLQPTDVSEESPSQPRSGSMNAGNQTEVEFSSVKDEFGIADELAGQNATSQMGTGSYYSQSQTFYGQHLAPNPKPTNKFFQCKFCVRYFRSKNLLIEHTRKVHGAQAGGSSVGPPTASSLNYNIMMYEGFGKVFSCQFCTYKSPRRARIIKHQKMYHKSNLKESSTPPTPTAATAMSESTSASVPVQDPCKELPAEVVERSILESMVKPLTKSRGNFCCEWCSYQTPRRERWCDHMMKKHRSMVKILSSLRQQQDGTSAPDVQTKSAQSASPNSNYISMNTTGREMSNANVSNFRSSVGNSLIRPNSSTSSKFSSVSYPQMKPKSPHNSSMVNLSDRSRYGIADMTNSSADLETSSMLNDSSSDEELNEMDSENGLNSMDHQTSGMSAEQLMGSDGNKLLETKGIPFRRYMNRFQCPFCPFLTMHRRSISRHIENIHLSGKTAVYKCDECPFTCKSSLKLGAHKQCHTGTTSDWDTMNSQTESIASSLNDSTVSYESGNINGRKSGGMMEPVQSQQQQQQQQSPQPHLQHPYKCTMCNYSTTTLKGLRVHQQHKHSFCDNLPKYDGPPVSAPQENEADAHLSASTVKKSQTSILGLSSKNNFVAKAPRKVSNDFPLDLSPVKKRTRIDEIASNLQSKISQNKQQEDAVINVEDDEEEEEDNEVEIEVELDREEEQTEPMIEVSSSYAPQQMWGREANDSQKETNFRSMQHEYNSTNGAEIELTLSEDEEDYYSSVSMKDHQSPNASVLGSQSNMYGTDQNNENSEFGDSGRLYYCKHCDFSNKSARSVSTHYQRMHPYIKFSFRYILDPNDHSAVYRCLECYIDYTNFEDLQQHYGEHHPEAMNVLNFDHSDLIYRCRFCSYTSPNVRSLMPHYQRMHPTVKINNAMIFSSYVVEQQEGLNTESQTLREILNSAPKTMATSTPMARGPGVPAGFNKSAAKSFSPECENQKEPTVNTVVVYDCDVCSFASPNMHSVLVHYQKKHPEEKASYFRIQKTMRVVSVDRGSALAQMAFELGTPISPKLSSLSSQPSPLAPPDLITELYYCKHCSYSNRSVVGVLVHYQKRHPEIKVTAKYIRQAPPTAAMMRAGELPPGIQRTPVSMQHLSRGGSETSVNPSENEMFFCQHCDYGNRTVKGVLIHYQKKHRDFKANADVIRQHTATIRSLCDRSQKKLTGSMPAHTSSTEREKSKLRALKCRQCSYTSPYFYALRKHIKKDHPNLKATVTSILRWAFLDGLIEAGYHCEWCIYSHTEPSGLLVHYQRRHPEHYVDYTYMATKLWAGPDPSPPALVMPTEIKTYRCRDCIFEASSIWDITNHYQAFHPWAMNGDESVLLDIIKEKDIVDQSIPQTDETGVRMDSEDQVTTSQMDQDAECVEDPSLSQDKAIQLASANPAISSTPYQCTVCQSEYNNLHGLLTHYGKKHPGMKVKAADFAQDIDINPGAVYKCRHCPYINTRIHGVLTHYQKRHPSVKVTAEDFVHDVEQSNDIAQNDVEETSRIFKQGYGAYRCKLCPYTHGTLEKLKIHYEKYHNQPEFDVFAQSPPKMSASVEPDMVTEIKISPEITVDDIGEVSMAGPHFSSSHLVSHTVFRCQLCKYFCSTRKGIARHYRIKHNNVRAQPEGKNNLFKCALCTYTNPIRKGLAAHYQKRHDIDAYYTHCLAASRTVSDKPNKVIIPSPPKDDTPQLSEELRRAVEKKKCSLCSFQSFSKKGIVSHYMKRHPGVFPKKQHASKLGGYFTAVYADEHEKPTPVEERNDFEKPEVEAEAQEIEWLPFRCIKCFKLSFSTAELLCMHYTDHHSKDLKRDFTILASGTRTQNPVYQCKHCDMKLHSTAELTTHLNGHNEEFQKRAKRQERRKQLLSKQKYADGAFVDFKQERAFGHLEDISKLKERKVIGYKCKFCVEVHPTLRAICNHLRKHVQYGNVSSVSAAVKEAEDSSDTTLMEGFEGAKDPGIMEFTEAEFGASLEDETRPGGYYCSQCDRVLMSMQGLRSHERSHLALAMFAREDKYSCQYCSFVSAFRHNLDRHMQTHHGHHKPFRCKLCPFKSSYNSRLKTHMLKAHAGEHAYKCSSCSFSTMTISQLKEHSLKVHGKALTLPRPRIVNLAASHAHHTSKNHTPAEEVEDSNDSSYSEPPDVQQQLNHYQSAALARNNSNISPIPLSGSAAGLEKTEAILNCEFCEFSSGYIQSIRRHYRDKHGGKKLFKCKDCSFYTGFKSAFTMHVEAGHSAVPEEGPKDLRCPLCLYHTKYKRNMIDHIVLHREERVVPIEVCRSKLSKYLQGIVFRCDKCTFTCSSDESLQQHIEKHNELKPYKCQLCYYETKHTDELDTHLRDEHKVSRNFELVGRVNLDQLEQMKGKTESSSSDEEEKEDELSPEAEERDSMMFPDSGAPEKRFPCEFCGRSFTEGSEWERHVLRHGMALNESKHRISEDSHPKEDIEETVSTLAEEKGGIETMVVDYSHSSETAVSVVAADKPLHDNSEAKNE, from the exons atggaggtgctgcagtgtgatGGCTGTGATTTTCGAGCTCCATCCTACGAAGATCTGAAAGCCCACATTCAGGATGTTCACACTGCATTTTTGCAGCCAACAGATGTATCTGAGGAAAGTCCTAGCCAGCCACGGTCTGGTTCCATGAATGCTGGCAACCAGACTGAGGTTGAATTTTCTTCAGTAAAGGATGAATTTGGAATTGCAGATGAATTAGCAG GGCAAAATGCAACAAGTCAGATGGGGACTGGAAGTTACTATAGCCAGAGCCAGACTTTCTATGGTCAGCACTTGGCTCCAAATCCTAAACCAACCAACAAGTTTTTCCAATGCAAGTTCTGTGTGCGTTACTTCCGTTCCAAAAACCTCCTCATTGAGCACACACGAAAGGTTCatggagcacaggctggggggagCTCAGTGGGGCCACCAACTGCTAGTTCCCTAAATTACAACATCATGATGTATGAAGGGTTTGGCAAAGTTTTCAGTTGCCAGTTCTGCACCTACAAATCACCCAGGCGTGCAAGGATTATTAAGCATCAGAAAATGTATCACAAAAGCAACCTGAAAGAGAGTTCAACTCCTCCTACTCCAACTGCTGCCACTGCTATGTCTGAATCAACATCTGCTTCTGTGCCAGTGCAGGACCCCTgcaaggagctgcctgcagaggtggtggagcgGAGCATTTTGGAATCCATGGTCAAGCCCCTGACAAAGTCTAGGGGCAACTTTTGctgtgaatggtgcagctaccaGACACCTCGAAGGGAGCGTTGGTGTGACCACATGATGAAGAAGCACCGGAGCATGGTAAAGATACTATCAAGCCTAAGGCAGCAACAAGATGGAACCAGTGCACCTGATGTACAGACTAAGAGTGCCCAGAGCGCCTCTCCAAACTCTAATTATATCTCCATGAATACAACAGGACGTGAGATGTCAAATGCTAATGTCTCAAACTTCAGGAGCTCTGTGGGCAATTCCCTTATCAGGCCCAACTCTTCTACATCTTCCAAGTTTTCTTCTGTGTCTTACCCTCAAATGAAGCCTAAGTCACCTCACAACTCAAGCATGGTGAATTTGTCTGACAGATCTCGCTATGGAATTGCTGATATGACGAATTCTTCTGCTGACCTGGAAACAAGCAGTATGCTAAATGACTCCAGCTCAGATGAAGAGCTAAATGAAATGGACAGCGAGAATGGCTTGAACTCCATGGATCACCAGACCTCAGGAatgtctgcagagcagctgatgggATCTGATGGCAACAAACTATTGGAAACAAAGGGAATTCCCTTTAGAAGGTATATGAACAGGTTCCAGTGTCCTTTTTGCCCTTTCTTGACGATGCACCGCCGAAGCATTTCCCGTCACATTGAGAACATTCACCTGTCTGGGAAGACAGCTGTGTACAAGTGCGACGAATGCCCTTTCACCTGCAAAAGTTCTTTAAAGCTTGGTGCTCACAAGCAGTGTCACACAGGCACAACATCAGACTGGGACACCATGAACTCTCAGACTGAAAGCATTGCCTCTTCTTTGAATGATAGCACAGTTTCTTATGAGAGTGGAAATATAAATGGCAGGAAGTCAGGTGGGATGATGGAACCAGTGCagtcacagcagcaacagcaacaacagcagtCACCTCAACCCCATTTACAGCATCCATACAAGTGCACAATGTGCAACTACTCCACCACAACTTTGAAAGGCCTCAGAGTTCATCAGCAGCACAAGCATTCATTCTGTGACAACTTGCCAAAATATGATGGACCACCAGTAAGTGCACCACAAGAGAATGAGGCAGATGCacacctctctgccagcacagtgAAGAAGAGCCAGACCTCCATACTTGGGCTCTCATCTAAAAATAACTTTGTTGCAAAAGCGCCTCGGAAGGTGTCAAATGACTTCCCTTTAGATCTGTCTCCAGTGAAAAAGAGAACTAGAATTGATGAAATAGCAAGCAACCTGCAGAGCAAGATCAGCCAAAATAAACAGCAAGAGGATGCTGTGATAAATGTAGAGGatgatgaggaagaggaggaggataatGAGGTGGAGATAGAAGTTGAGTTAGATAGAGAAGAAGAGCAAACAGAACCAATGATAGAAGTTTCCAGTTCTTATGCACCTCAGCAAATGTGGGGCAGAGAGGCTAATGATTCCCAGAAGGAGACAAACTTTAGAAGCATGCAACATGAGTACAATTCTACCAATGGAGCAGAGATTGAGCTCACTTTatctgaggatgaggaggactATTACTCTTCTGTCAGTATGAAGGACCATCAGAGCCCTAACGCCTCTGTTCTAGGGAGCCAGTCAAACATGTATGGTACTGATCAGAACAATGAGAACTCAGAGTTTGGTGACTCTGGCAGGCTTTACTATTGCAAACACTGTGATTTCAGCAACAAATCTGCCAGAAGTGTTAGCACCCACTACCAGCGAATGCATCCCTACATTAAATTCAGCTTTAGGTATATTCTGGATCCAAACGATCACAGTGCAGTGTACCGGTGTCTTGAGTGCTACATTGACTACACAAATTTTGAAGACCTGCAGCAGCATTATGGAGAGCATCATCCTGAAGCTATGAATGTACTGAACTTTGATCATTCTGATCTCATCTACCGCTGCCGCTTCTGCTCTTATACAAGCCCAAATGTTAGAAGCCTGATGCCACATTACCAAAGAATGCATCCTACAGTGAAAATTAACAATGCAATGATATTTTCAAGCTACGTTGTTGAGCAGCAAGAAGGGCTGAACACAGAGTCTCAGACACTGAGAGAGATCTTGAATTCTGCTCCAAAAACTATGGCAACCTCCACCCCCATGGCTCGCGGGCCTGGTGTGCCAGCTGGTTTTAACAAAAGTGCCGCCAAGAGTTTTAGTCCTGAATGTGAAAATCAGAAGGAACCTACAGTCAACACTGTGGTTGTTTATGACTGTGATGTGTGTTCATTTGCAAGCCCTAATATGCATTCAGTCCTTGTGCATTACCAGAAAAAGCACCCCGAAGAAAAAGCGTCCTATTTCAGAATTCAGAAGACCATGCGTGTAGTCTCTGTTGACAGGGGCTCTGCGCTGGCTCAGATGGCTTTTGAGCTGGGGACACCCATATCCCCAAAACTGTCCAGCTTATCTTCTCAACCTTCACCCCTTGCACCCCCAGACCTCATTACTGAGCTCTACTATTGCAAACACTGTTCATACAGCAATCGTTCAGTTGTGGGCGTGCTTGTCCACTACCAGAAAAGGCACCCAGAGATAAAGGTCACTGCCAAATATATCAGACAGGCACCTCCTACTGCAGCAATGATGAGAGCTGGTGAGTTGCCACCTGGTATTCAGAGGACACCAGTGTCAATGCAGCATTTGAGCCGGGGTGGATCTGAGACCTCTGTGAATCCTTCCGAGAATGAAATGTTCTTCTGCCAACACTGTGATTATGGAAATCGGACTGTGAAAGGCGTGCTCATTCATTATCAAAAGAAGCATCGTGACTTCAAGGCTAACGCAGATGTGATTAGGCAGCATACAGCCACCATTAGAAGCCTTTGTGATCGCAGCCAGAAGAAACTGACTGGCAGCATGCCTGCTCACACCTCCAGTACTGAACGGGAGAAGTCAAAGCTGAGAGCCCTCAAATGCAGGCAGTGTAGCTACACATCACCTTACTTCTATGCATTGAGGAAACACATTAAGAAAGACCACCCAAACCTGAAGGCCACAGTCACATCTATTCTGAGATGGGCATTTTTGGATGGCTTGATAGAAGCTGGTTATCACTGTGAATGGTGCATTTATTCACACACAGAGCCAAGTGGTTTGCTTGTGCATTACCAAAGGAGACATCCTGAGCATTATGTTGACTATACATATATGGCAACTAAACTTTGGGCAGGTCCTGATCCTTCCCCTCCCGCCCTTGTGATGCCAACAGAAATAAAAACCTACAGATGTAGAGACTGCATTTTTGAAGCATCTTCCATTTGGGATATTACCAATCATTACCAAGCATTTCACCCATGGGCCATGAATGGAGATGAATCTGTGTTGTTAGATATCATTAAGGAGAAAGATATTGTTGATCAATCCATCCCGCAGACTGATGAAACTGGAGTCAGGATGGATTCTGAAGACCAGGTGACAACGTCACAGATGGATCAGGATGCAGAGTGTGTAGAGGATCCCAGCCTTTCCCAGGACAAAGCTATTCAGCTGGCATCTGCAAACCCTGCCATTTCCTCCACTCCTTATCAGTGTACAGTTTGCCAGTCTGAGTACAACAACTTGCATGGCCTCCTGACACATTATGGCAAAAAGCATCCTGGCATGAAAGTAAAAGCTGCGGACTTTGCTCAGGATATAGACATTAATCCAGGTGCTGTATATAAGTGCAGGCACTGCCCATACATTAATACACGTATTCATGGCGTTCTCACGCACTACCAGAAACGGCACCCATCAGTAAAGGTCACTGCTGAAGACTTCGTGCACGATGTGGAACAGTCAAATGATATTGCTCAGAATGATGTGGAGGAGACAAGTAGGATTTTCAAGCAAGGCTATGGTGCTTATCGATGCAAACTGTGCCCTTATACCCATGGAACACTTGAGAAGCTGAAAATCCACTATGAGAAATACCACAATCAACCTGAATTTGATGTTTTTGCCCAGTCACCACCAAAGATGTCTGCCTCAGTGGAGCCAGACATGGTGACTGAAATAAAGATCTCCCCAGAAATTACTGTTGATGATATTGGAGAAGTCTCTATGGCAGGACCTCATTTCTCCAGTTCTCATTTAGTGTCTCACACAGTTTTCCGGTGTCAGCTCTGCAAATACTTCTGCTCGACCCGGAAGGGGATAGCTAGACACTACCGTATCAAACATAACAATGTCCGGGCACAGCCAGAAGGCAAGAACAACCTCTTCAAATGTGCCTTATGTACTTACACCAACCCTATCCGCAAAGGGCTTGCGGCGCACTACCAGAAAAGACATGACATTGATGCTTACTACACTCACTGCTTAGCAGCCTCCAGGACAGTAAGCGACAAACCCAATAAAGTGATCATTCCATCTCCTCCCAAGGATGACACTCCTCAGTTAAGTGAGGAGCTGAGGAGAGCTGTAGAGAAGAAGAAATGTTCACTATGTTCCTTCCAGTCTTTCAGCAAAAAGGGGATTGTGTCACACTATATGAAGCGTCACCCAGGTGTTTTCCCTAAGAAGCAACATGCGAGCAAGCTCGGGGGTTACTTCACTGCCGTGTATGCTGATGAGCATGAAAAGCCAACTCCGGTTGAGGAGAGGAATGATTTTGAAAAGCCTGAGGTGGAGGCCGAGGCTCAGGAAATCGAGTGGCTTCCCTTCAGGTGCATAAAATGTTTCAAGCTGtccttcagcacagcagagttgcTGTGCATGCATTACACTGATCACCACAGCAAGGATTTGAAGAGGGACTTTACCATACTGGCAAGTGGCACCCGTACTCAGAACCCTGTCTACCAGTGCAAGCACTGTGATATGAAATTGCATAGCACGGCAGAGCTGACTACACACTTGAATGGTCACAACGAGGAATTCCAGAAGCGTGCCAAACgtcaggagaggaggaaacagcTTTTGAGCAAGCAGAAATATGCAGATGGTGCTTTTGTGGATTTCAAACAAGAGAGG GCATTTGGACACTTGGAAGATATTTCCAAACTTAAGGAGAGGAAGGTGATTGGCTACAAATGCAAATTCTGCGTGGAAGTCCATCCAACTCTTCGAGCCATCTGTAATCACCTCCGCAAGCATGTCCAATATGGAAATGTGTCTTctgtgtcagcagcagtaaAG GAAGCTGAAGATTCTTCAGACACAACTTTGATGGAGGGTTTTGAGGGAGCCAAAGACCCTGGCATTATGGAATTTACAGAAGCTGAATTTGGAGCATCCTTGGAAGATGAAACCAGGCCTGGGGGCTACTACTGCAGCCAGTGTGACCGGGTTTTGATGTCTATGCAGGGTCTGCGATCCCACGAGAGGAGTCACTTGGCTTTGGCCATGTTTGCCCGGGAAGACAAGTACAGCTGCCAGTATTGCTCCTTTGTCTCTGCTTTCAGGCACAA TCTGGATCGTCATATGCAGACCCATCATGGACACCATAAGCCGTTCCGTTGCAAACTGTGCCCATTCAAGTCCTCTTATAATAGCCGCCTAAAAACCCATATGCTCAAGGCTCATGCTG GTGAACATGCCTACAAATGTTCCTCCTGCTCATTTTCCACCATGACAATCAGCCAGCTGAAAGAGCACTCCTTGAAAGTGCATGGGAAAGCACTGACACTACCAAGACCCCGCATTGTCAACCTTGCAGCCTCACACGCCCACCACACCTCCAAGAACCACACTCCTGCTGAAGAAGTGGAGGACTCTAATG ACTCTTCATACTCCGAGCCTCCTGATGTTCAGCAGCAGTTGAACCACTACCAATCGGCAGCTTTGGCCAGGAACAACAGCAACATCAGTCCAATCCCACTTTCTGGAAGTGCTGCAGGACTGGAAAAAACAGAAGCCATCCTTAACTGTGAATTTTGTGAATTCTCCTCGGGTTACATACAGAGCATCCGGCGTCACTACCGTGACAAGCATGGAGGGAAAAAACTCTTCAAGTGCAAAGATTGTTCCTTTTACACAGGCTTTAA ATCTGCTTTTACTATGCACGTGGAAGCTGGGCATTCGGCAGTTCCTGAGGAAGGACCCAAAGACCTTCGCTGTCCTCTTTGCCTATATCACACCAAATATAAACGCAACATGATTGACCATATAGTTCTGCACAGAG